TCACGCGCGACGCCGCCGGGCGCCGGGCGACGAGTGCCTCTTGTTCGAATGCAATCGATCGCGCCGGCGAGCGATTCGCGACCGCTCGCGAGCAAACGAGCCGAGATGGGATGAGAAAACAACGGGACGGCCTTCTTCGATTCGATCGCCAATCCCAACGCTGAGCATCGCGACAAACGCGCGGGCGCGCCGCGCGTCGCCGCCAAGCGTCACTTCTTCTTTTTCTTGTCCTTGCCGCCCTTCTTCGCCTTCTTCTTTTTCTTGCCTTCGTCGTCCTCCGACGTCGCAAGCAGCGTGCCCCGGCACGTCGCCGCACCGCAATGGCACGCGTATTCGCGCTTGAGCTTCTTCGTCAGGCGCGCGTCGATCACGAGACCGTAGTCGTAGAACAGCTCTTCCTGCTCGCCGATGTCGCGCAGCGCATGGATGTACACGCGCCCGTCCACCTCCTCGGCTTCGCAGTTCGGCGCGCATGAATGGTTGATCCAGCGCGCGCTGTTGCCGTCGATCTTGCCGTCGATCACGCCCCCCTCTTCGAGCGCGAAGTAGAACGTGTGATTCGGATCGTTCGGGTCGTGCGGATGGCGGCGCAGCGCCTCTTTCCACGAGATCCGCTCGCCCTTGTATTCGACTACGCGCTC
Above is a window of Burkholderia thailandensis E264 DNA encoding:
- a CDS encoding SET domain-containing protein, which gives rise to MSSRRIVVRRSGVHGKGVFAAVPIKAGERVVEYKGERISWKEALRRHPHDPNDPNHTFYFALEEGGVIDGKIDGNSARWINHSCAPNCEAEEVDGRVYIHALRDIGEQEELFYDYGLVIDARLTKKLKREYACHCGAATCRGTLLATSEDDEGKKKKKAKKGGKDKKKKK